DNA sequence from the Kiloniellales bacterium genome:
GTAGCTCGTCGCGATCAGGGGGCTCGCGAGGATGAGCGGCAATCCGGTGGTCAGCCAATGGGCCAGCACCTTGGCCAGGACCGCCAGCTCGAGCGGTAGGGGCGAGAGCACCAGAAGCTCCAGATTGCCGTCTTCGTAGTCGGCCAGGAACATCCGCTCGAGCGACAGGAGCACCGCCAGCAGGGCGCAGACCGCGACCACGCCGGGCGCGATGCGCAGCAGCAGGTTGGGCTCCGGGCCCAGGGCGAAGGGAAAGAGCATCGCGGCGAGCAGAAAGAACAGGATCACCAGGCTGGCCTCGGCGCGCTGGCGCAGCGCCAGGCGCAGGTCGCGGCCGAGCACGGCGGCGAAGCCGCTCACCAGAGGAACTCCACGGCGCGGCGCGGCGCGAAACGGTCCAGCGAGAGGGTCTCCGCCGGGCCGAACGGCAGCGCCATGTGGGTCGCGGCGACGACGCAGCCGCCGCCTTCGCGGTGCCGGGCGACCGCCCGGCCCAAACGCTCGAGCGAGTCGCGATCGAGGCCGACCCCGGGCTCGTCGAGCAGCCAAAGCCCGGCGGGCGCGGTCAGCAGGCGCGCCAGGGCGAGCCGGCGCTTCTGACCGGCCGACAGGAGCCGGCCGGGGACGTCGGTCTGGGCGGCAAGGCCGAAGAGGTCGAGCGCCCGCTCGACCGGCTCGGCGCCTGCCTCCTCCGCGCCGCCGCGCAGGCCGGTCCAGTACTCCAGGTTCTCGCGCGCGCTGAGCACCGGCTTGACCGCGTCGAGATGGCCGAGGAACTGGACCCGCGACCGTTGCTCGTCGGCCCGGGTCGGCCGCTGCTCCCACAGCAACTCCCCCTCGCTCGGCGCGAGCAGGCCGGCCATGAGCCGCAACAAGCTCGACTTGCCGCTGCCGTTCGGGCCGTCGAGCAGCAGCACGCCGCCGGGCTCGAGCGCGAAGTCGAGGCACTCGAAGACCCGCCGGCCGCCGCGGTCACACGCGAGTTCGCGTCCTTCGAAGAGGCTCATGGAGATACCGACGGTCGCGGTTGGGGC
Encoded proteins:
- the ccmB gene encoding heme exporter protein CcmB — its product is MSGFAAVLGRDLRLALRQRAEASLVILFFLLAAMLFPFALGPEPNLLLRIAPGVVAVCALLAVLLSLERMFLADYEDGNLELLVLSPLPLELAVLAKVLAHWLTTGLPLILASPLIATSYGMEAASLPILMLAMTLATPVLSLIGGIGAALTLGARRGGVLIPLLVLPLYIPVLIFAVGAIDAVLAELPARPHLLLLGALLLAALPLAPWASAAALRQVAE
- the ccmA gene encoding heme ABC exporter ATP-binding protein CcmA, encoding MSLFEGRELACDRGGRRVFECLDFALEPGGVLLLDGPNGSGKSSLLRLMAGLLAPSEGELLWEQRPTRADEQRSRVQFLGHLDAVKPVLSARENLEYWTGLRGGAEEAGAEPVERALDLFGLAAQTDVPGRLLSAGQKRRLALARLLTAPAGLWLLDEPGVGLDRDSLERLGRAVARHREGGGCVVAATHMALPFGPAETLSLDRFAPRRAVEFLW